A window from Primulina huaijiensis isolate GDHJ02 chromosome 11, ASM1229523v2, whole genome shotgun sequence encodes these proteins:
- the LOC140988002 gene encoding uncharacterized protein isoform X2 produces the protein MDGNTASSDFVLQWGNGKRLRCMKFQSNSKESSGSGRPMTRKDLRVIRSDLKNHNSKDPNILHAAAGKSHGINGYIDLRLRPASPSHRVLSMRGHRNGVETFVSPDRGDKKGGTANENSNIDSNHQNDNHHHQGSGSGGSGSSETAQEGKKGGDLAGSEGSNTLWPPKFLLALTNKEKEEDFMAIKGSKLPQRPRKRAKFIQRSVNLVCPGSWLCDLTLERYKVREKKVSKKRPRGLKAMGGHMDSDSE, from the exons ATGGACGGTAATACGGCGTCGTCTGACTTCGTGCTGCAGTGGGGCAACGGGAAACGCCTTCGCTGCATGAAGTTTCAAAGCAACAGTAAAGAATCTTCTGGTTCGGGCCGACCCATGACCCGGAAAGATCTCCGGGTTATCAGGTCGGATCTGAAGAATCACAATAGCAAGGATCCGAACATTCTTCATGCTGCTGCCGGAAAGAGTCATGGCATCAACGGATATATTGATCTCCGTCTGCGGCCGGCTTCTCCTTCTCATCGAGTTTTGAG TATGAGGGGTCATAGAAATGGAGTGGAGACATTTGTTTCCCCGGATAGAGGTGATAAGAAAGGTGGTACGGCCAACGAGAATAGCAACATTGATAGTAATCATCAAAATGACAACCACCACCACCAAGGTAGTGGAAGTGGTGGTTCTGGCTCATCAGAGACAGCCCAAGAAGGGAAAAAAGGGGGTGATTTGGCTGGAAGCGAAGGGAGCAATACACTGTGGCCACCTAAGTTTCTGTTAGCCTtgacaaataaagaaaaagaagaggATTTCATGGCAATTAAAGGGTCCAAACTCCCTCAAAGACCCAGGAAACGAGCCAAGTTTATTCAGCGAAGTGTAAAC TTGGTTTGCCCAGGTTCTTGGCTATGCGATCTAACCCTTGAACGATATAAAGTTCGAGAGAAGAAAGTCTCCAAGAAG AGGCCAAGAGGTTTGAAGGCTATGGGGGGACACATGGATTCGGACTCGGAATGA
- the LOC140988002 gene encoding uncharacterized protein isoform X1: MDGNTASSDFVLQWGNGKRLRCMKFQSNSKESSGSGRPMTRKDLRVIRSDLKNHNSKDPNILHAAAGKSHGINGYIDLRLRPASPSHRVLRKSEGSISMRGHRNGVETFVSPDRGDKKGGTANENSNIDSNHQNDNHHHQGSGSGGSGSSETAQEGKKGGDLAGSEGSNTLWPPKFLLALTNKEKEEDFMAIKGSKLPQRPRKRAKFIQRSVNLVCPGSWLCDLTLERYKVREKKVSKKRPRGLKAMGGHMDSDSE; this comes from the exons ATGGACGGTAATACGGCGTCGTCTGACTTCGTGCTGCAGTGGGGCAACGGGAAACGCCTTCGCTGCATGAAGTTTCAAAGCAACAGTAAAGAATCTTCTGGTTCGGGCCGACCCATGACCCGGAAAGATCTCCGGGTTATCAGGTCGGATCTGAAGAATCACAATAGCAAGGATCCGAACATTCTTCATGCTGCTGCCGGAAAGAGTCATGGCATCAACGGATATATTGATCTCCGTCTGCGGCCGGCTTCTCCTTCTCATCGAGTTTTGAG GAAATCAGAGGGTTCAATTAGTATGAGGGGTCATAGAAATGGAGTGGAGACATTTGTTTCCCCGGATAGAGGTGATAAGAAAGGTGGTACGGCCAACGAGAATAGCAACATTGATAGTAATCATCAAAATGACAACCACCACCACCAAGGTAGTGGAAGTGGTGGTTCTGGCTCATCAGAGACAGCCCAAGAAGGGAAAAAAGGGGGTGATTTGGCTGGAAGCGAAGGGAGCAATACACTGTGGCCACCTAAGTTTCTGTTAGCCTtgacaaataaagaaaaagaagaggATTTCATGGCAATTAAAGGGTCCAAACTCCCTCAAAGACCCAGGAAACGAGCCAAGTTTATTCAGCGAAGTGTAAAC TTGGTTTGCCCAGGTTCTTGGCTATGCGATCTAACCCTTGAACGATATAAAGTTCGAGAGAAGAAAGTCTCCAAGAAG AGGCCAAGAGGTTTGAAGGCTATGGGGGGACACATGGATTCGGACTCGGAATGA
- the LOC140988003 gene encoding uncharacterized protein isoform X2, whose product MACLHDHSCEEHDCSSDWSLYKHVDLSKVSALNEAVSGSVKSVFRAWEQRLNSSEGHLESNYGDPELIVFIPFINRDGIDFSDAQNMQPVQEWDLAENLQGILEYQTRYSRFQSVGNITLHFSDNFGGHTTQIRYIGLKGEATQLRRDVVATIVYELMPNPSDHKTRADTGGGISHVE is encoded by the exons ATGGCATGCTTGCACGATCACAGCTGCGAGGAGCACGATTGCTCCTCCGATTGGTCTCTTTACAAACATGTGGATCTATCTAAG GTATCTGCATTGAATGAAGCTGTTTCTGGAAGTGTCAAGTCTGTATTCAGAGCTTGGGAGCAGCGCCTTAATTCTTCAGAG GGTCACCTGGAAAGCAACTACGGCGATCCAGAGTTGATTGTATTTATTCC ATTTATCAATCGGGATGGCATTGATTTTTCAGATGCACAAAACATGCAACCTGTGCAG GAGTGGGACTTGGCAGAAAACTTGCAAGGAATTTTGGAGTATCAGACCAG ATATTCAAGATTTCAAAGCGTGGGAAACATCACTTTACATTTCTCAGATAATTTTGGTGGCCATACTACTCAAATACGTTACATTGGGTTGAAAGGAGAAGCAACTCAG CTGAGGAGAGATGTGGTCGCAACAATTGTCTACGAACTCATGCCAAATCCTTCGGATCACAA AACGAGGGCAGACACAGGTGGTGGGATTTCACATGTGGAATGA
- the LOC140987524 gene encoding cation/H(+) antiporter 28-like codes for MDLWNGNSAFKSFTNAAACRTTTLTTVALYMLGFFFIVFLCNFLHILLRNLSQPRIVSEYIVGLFLSNLPIIRKHTIGEETEKTFQYIVEGGMILHMFVVGLEIDPNIFLHLPSKEAKVACTGVLTTFVMASLVTPFLGIPEIPNVTFNLCLSIILSDTAYPLLTRIITDLKIGKSDIGRFVVSASVHNALVSTILVSFGFIIFDPNKGFAYRRVKDVFVMAAVLVIEVVLAAKLTPLIMNWVNRENPDGKPMKGSHLVLAVAYVVMVCCFSPILADYNSVLSAFLAGVFMPREGRIAKMMISKVNYFFSAIFNPLFFFWVGMEAQLSQFEAAHIGTWAKLFFLFLIATAGKVIGSWVSGVMLGFHWQDSIAIGLLLTIKGHFHVYLAIMTSNMKLTSISTSIAMVFVTFLTIIYTPFVVANIIERARKRSPTQRMALQWINPSNELRVLLCVHGPQNVSSAINLMGITRGAADPGIMVYVTDMIELTDRIAATITHHSEGGDSVTVTDPTVVEMREQITNGLKANLNDHGDGISTQRIFALSTLSSMHQDVCILAEDLMVSLIILPFHKQQEASGRLNLGHSGFRHVNRKILRHAPCSIGILVDRGLGSTIISRTSICLHAAVIFIGGKDDREALVYAGRVARHPGVKLTVIRFLLEATGDSVSSRITIAKSNTTEHQEEMKVDDECFADFYDRYVAGGNVAYMEKYLVNSGQTFSTLRSLEGQYGLFIVGRGGRVNSILTVGMNDWEECPELGPIGDILSASDFSVSASVMIIQQHSLKGELDGLQDEFSIM; via the exons atGGATTTATGGAATGGTAATTCAGCATTCAAGAGTTTTACAAATGCAGCTGCATGCCGAACTACGACATTGACGACCGTCGCATTGTACATGCTTGGATTCTTTTTCATTGTGTTCTTGTGCAATTTTCTCCACATTTTGTTGCGAAATCTGTCTCAGCCTCGCATCGTCTCCGAATACATA GTAGGGCTATTTTTAAGTAATCTACCTATAATTCGAAAACATACAATCGGTGAAGAGACGGAGAAAACCTTTCAGTACATAGTAGAAGGGGGGATGATTCTTCATATGTTCGTAGTTGGCCTAGAAATTGATCCTAACATATTTCTTCATCTACCATCAAAAGAAGCTAAAGTTGCCTGCACTGGAGTTCTTACCACTTTTGTTATGGCTTCTTTAGTCACCCCATTTCTTGGCATCCCCGAAATCCCAAATGTCACATTCAACCTTTGTCTCTCTATCATTCTGTCCGACACTGCATACCCATTATTAACTAGAATAATTACTGACCTAAAGATAGGAAAATCAGATATTGGGAGATTTGTAGTTTCAGCTAGCGTGCATAATGCCTTGGTTTCTACAATTCTAGTTAGCTTTGGCTTTATAATATTTGACCCTAACAAGGGTTTCGCTTATCGGAGGGTAAAGGATGTTTTTGTGATGGCTGCAGTGCTAGTGATTGAGGTAGTTCTGGCCGCGAAATTGACACCATTGATTATGAATTGGGTGAACCGTGAAAATCCAGATGGAAAACCAATGAAGGGCTCACATTTAGTCTTGGCTGTGGCATATGTCGTCATGGTTTGTTGTTTTTCACCTATCCTGGCAGATTATAATAGTGTGTTGAGTGCTTTTTTAGCTGGTGTATTCATGCCTAGAGAAGGGAGGATAGCAAAAATGATGATCAGTAAAGTGAACTATTTCTTTAGTGCCATCTTCAATCCACTTTTCTTCTTTTGGGTTGGCATGGAAGCGCAGTTGTCTCAGTTTGAGGCAGCGCATATAGGAACATGGGCAAAGTTATTCTTCCTCTTCTTGATTGCTACTGCTGGAAAAGTTATTGGTTCGTGGGTTTCAGGGGTTATGTTGGGATTTCACTGGCAAGATTCAATTGCCATTGGCTTGCTATTAACGATCAAGGGCCATTTCCATGTGTATTTGGCTATAATGACATCAAAT ATGAAACTCACAAGTATCTCGACAAGTATTGCTATGGTATTTGTGACCTTTCTCACCATAATCTACACCCCGTTTGTAGTGGCAAACATCATTGAACGTGCAAGAAAACGTTCTCCAACTCAAAGAATGGCACTTCAATGGATTAATCCATCGAACGAGCTTCGTGTTCTTCTTTGCGTACACGGACCACAAAATGTTTCTTCAGCCATAAATTTAATGGGAATCACCAGAGGGGCTGCTGATCCAGGGATTATGGTTTATGTGACAGACATGATAGAGTTGACAGACAGAATAGCAGCCACAATAACACACCATAGTGAAGGGGGGGATTCTGTGACTGTCACTGATCCAACCGTTGTGGAAATGAGAGAACAGATAACAAATGGATTAAAGGCTAATTTGAATGATCATGGAGATGGAATCAGCACACAACGAATCTTTGCACTTTCGACTCTGAGTAGCATGCATCAAGATGTGTGCATTCTGGCCGAGGATCTTATGGTTTCACTCATAATACTTCCCTTTCACAAGCAACAAGAAGCCAGTGGTAGGCTAAATTTGGGTCATTCGGGTTTTCGACATGTCAATCGCAAG ATCCTTCGTCACGCTCCTTGCTCAATCGGAATTTTAGTGGACCGGGGACTTGGATCCACCATAATATCAAGAACTTCCATATGTCTCCATGCAGCCGTGATATTCATTGGTGGCAAGGATGACAGGGAAGCGCTAGTCTATGCGGGTCGAGTAGCACGACACCCTGGGGTGAAACTTACAGTTATAAGATTCCTCTTAGAAGCCACAGGAGATAGCGTGTCATCGAGAATCACAATTGCAAAATCCAACACTACAGAGCAtcaagaagaaatgaaagttgaTGATGAATGCTTTGCTGATTTCTATGATAGATATGTGGCTGGAGGGAATGTTGCATATATGGAAAAATACCTTGTCAACTCAGGGCAGACATTTTCTACATTGAGGTCGCTTGAAGGGCAATATGGTCTTTTCATCGTGGGGCGAGGCGGGAGAGTGAATTCGATTTTGACAGTGGGAATGAATGACTGGGAAGAGTGCCCGGAGCTCGGGCCCATCGGGGATATTCTGTCGGCTTCGGATTTTTCGGTAAGTGCCTCAGTGATGATCATACAACAACATAGTCTTAAAGGAGAATTAGATGGCCTCCAAGATGAATTCTCAATCATGTGA
- the LOC140987156 gene encoding uncharacterized protein yields the protein MPTQLARNAHRVLSQTAPYNHRSAIAPIHTIVPSLAAQSSSAPTPYGSAPPPSTSSPTGLPKAAEFVISKVDDLMNWARRGSIWPMTFGLACCAVEMMHTGAARYDLDRFGIIFRPSPRQSDCMIVAGTLTNKMAPALRKVYDQMPEPRWVISMGSCANGGGYYHYSYSVVRGCDRIVPVDIYVPGCPPTAEALLYGLLQLQKKINRRKDFLHWWTK from the exons ATGCCAACGCAGCTAGCTCGAAACGCACACCGCGTACTCTCCCAAACTGCCCCGTATAACCACCGCTCTGCCATAGCGCCAATCCATACGATTGTCCCTTCGCTCGCGGCCCAGTCCTCCTCCGCGCCAACGCCATACGGATCTGCCCCCCCGCCGTCGACATCTTCTCCGACTGGCCTCCCAAAGGCGGCCGAATTTGTGATATCCAAGGTAGATGATCTAATGAATTGGGCTCGTCGGGGGTCTATATGGCCCATGACGTTTGGGTTGGCCTGCTGCGCCGTCGAGATGATGCACACAGGTGCCGCGCGCTACGATTTGGATCGATTTGGGATCATTTTTAGGCCCAGCCCTAGACAGTCCGATTGCATGATTGTTGCCGGAACTCTGACCAACAAGATGGCTCCTGCCCTTCGCAA AGTCTATGATCAAATGCCCGAGCCTAGGTGGGTCATATCAATGGGAAGCTGTGCAAATGGTGGTGGTTATTACCATTACTCGTATTCTGTTGTTCGTGGTTGTGATCGTATAGTCCCGGTCGACATCTATGTTCCCGGTTGTCCTCCCACTGCTGAGGCCCTTTTATATGGACTTCTCCAGCTGCAGAAGAAGATCAACAGGCGCAAGGATTTCCTTCACTGGTGGACCAAATAA
- the LOC140988003 gene encoding uncharacterized protein isoform X1, whose amino-acid sequence MACLHDHSCEEHDCSSDWSLYKHVDLSKVSALNEAVSGSVKSVFRAWEQRLNSSEGHLESNYGDPELIVFIPFTSDVKIKSISVVGGADGTSPSKMRAFINRDGIDFSDAQNMQPVQEWDLAENLQGILEYQTRYSRFQSVGNITLHFSDNFGGHTTQIRYIGLKGEATQLRRDVVATIVYELMPNPSDHKTRADTGGGISHVE is encoded by the exons ATGGCATGCTTGCACGATCACAGCTGCGAGGAGCACGATTGCTCCTCCGATTGGTCTCTTTACAAACATGTGGATCTATCTAAG GTATCTGCATTGAATGAAGCTGTTTCTGGAAGTGTCAAGTCTGTATTCAGAGCTTGGGAGCAGCGCCTTAATTCTTCAGAG GGTCACCTGGAAAGCAACTACGGCGATCCAGAGTTGATTGTATTTATTCC ATTTACATCAGATGTTAAGATCAAGAGCATCTCCGTTGTTGGTGGTGCTGATGGGACTAGCCCTTCAAAAATGAGAGC ATTTATCAATCGGGATGGCATTGATTTTTCAGATGCACAAAACATGCAACCTGTGCAG GAGTGGGACTTGGCAGAAAACTTGCAAGGAATTTTGGAGTATCAGACCAG ATATTCAAGATTTCAAAGCGTGGGAAACATCACTTTACATTTCTCAGATAATTTTGGTGGCCATACTACTCAAATACGTTACATTGGGTTGAAAGGAGAAGCAACTCAG CTGAGGAGAGATGTGGTCGCAACAATTGTCTACGAACTCATGCCAAATCCTTCGGATCACAA AACGAGGGCAGACACAGGTGGTGGGATTTCACATGTGGAATGA
- the LOC140988003 gene encoding uncharacterized protein isoform X3 — protein sequence MACLHDHSCEEHDCSSDWSLYKHVDLSKGHLESNYGDPELIVFIPFTSDVKIKSISVVGGADGTSPSKMRAFINRDGIDFSDAQNMQPVQEWDLAENLQGILEYQTRYSRFQSVGNITLHFSDNFGGHTTQIRYIGLKGEATQLRRDVVATIVYELMPNPSDHKTRADTGGGISHVE from the exons ATGGCATGCTTGCACGATCACAGCTGCGAGGAGCACGATTGCTCCTCCGATTGGTCTCTTTACAAACATGTGGATCTATCTAAG GGTCACCTGGAAAGCAACTACGGCGATCCAGAGTTGATTGTATTTATTCC ATTTACATCAGATGTTAAGATCAAGAGCATCTCCGTTGTTGGTGGTGCTGATGGGACTAGCCCTTCAAAAATGAGAGC ATTTATCAATCGGGATGGCATTGATTTTTCAGATGCACAAAACATGCAACCTGTGCAG GAGTGGGACTTGGCAGAAAACTTGCAAGGAATTTTGGAGTATCAGACCAG ATATTCAAGATTTCAAAGCGTGGGAAACATCACTTTACATTTCTCAGATAATTTTGGTGGCCATACTACTCAAATACGTTACATTGGGTTGAAAGGAGAAGCAACTCAG CTGAGGAGAGATGTGGTCGCAACAATTGTCTACGAACTCATGCCAAATCCTTCGGATCACAA AACGAGGGCAGACACAGGTGGTGGGATTTCACATGTGGAATGA
- the LOC140987881 gene encoding uncharacterized protein, with product MADDVHYSSAGGESNKRKYEDHQTSTSPAPRRATGFSSGPDSSAPPTSYNSVPPPMSEIELAKQKAQEIAARLLNNVDPMKRARVENGAGGGGFDSTDAGFAQKPMGIGLSGPPTGASYGYPGPSKKIEIPNGRVGVIIGKGGETIKYLQLQSGAKIQVTRDMDADPNSVSRGVELMGTPDQVAKAEQLINDVLSEAEAGGSGVVSRRMTGQQSGTDPYVFMVPNNKVGLVIGKGGETIKNMQARTGARIQVIPLHLPPGDTSKERTVQIDGTSEQIEAAKQLVNEVISENRPRNSSMAGGYPHQGYQARPPTNWAPPGPPMQQSGYGYTQSGSYPGPSAQYGMNQPPYSGYPPQPSPGAYASGWDQTTAPPNQQAAQGGGYDYYNQQPPPLQHQAQGGPGTPTDGSGYGYNQASAYSQGQGYTQDSYSGYHAGAGYGQPQPNPVGAGYEQQQQGYNSAYGNVSNPTPDGHPSSYTQGDTNQAPASGQPYNAGGQPSPNPNYPPQASNQAGYGGPPSSQGSYGTQPPSGYGTYGAPPSQKPPSSQQAYAQPQQSPSGQGGGYAQPGYPQTGYMQSDAGAQKPSAGYPPSQPGYGPPSYGAPPSGQPGYGQQAPYNSSYGSGYSQAPAHTADGSTGAYSRGTYDTTPPPSTAQTGGAAKASPPSG from the exons ATGGCGGATGATGTGCACTATTCGTCAGCCGGTGGAGAATCGAACAAGCGCAAGTACGAAGATCACCAGACTTCGACTTCACCCGCACCGCGGAGGGCTACGGGGTTTTCGTCAGGCCCGGACTCATCCGCCCCCCCTACATCTTATAACAGCGTTCCGCCTCCTATGAGCGAGATCGAGTTGGCGAAACAGAAGGCTCAAGAAATCGCCGCTAGGCTTTTGAATAACGTGGATCCGATGAAAAGAGCGAGAGTTGAAAACGGAGCTGGTGGTGGGGGATTTGATTCAACTGATGCTG GTTTTGCTCAGAAGCCTATGGGTATTGGTCTGAGTGGTCCACCAACAGGTGCATCCTATGGTTATCCAGGTCCAAGCAAGAAAATTGAGATACCAAATGGAAGGGTAGGTGTGATTATTGGAAAAGGCGGGGAGACCATTAAATACCTTCAGCTTCAGTCTGGTGCCAAGATTCAGGTGACCAGAGACATGGATGCCGATCCAAATTCTGTTTCAAGAGGTGTTGAGCTCATGGGTACTCCTGACCAGGTAGCCAAGGCTGAGCAGTTGATCAATGATGTTCTTTCTGAG GCTGAAGCAGGTGGTTCTGGTGTTGTTTCTCGAAGAATGACTGGGCAACAATCAGGAACTGATCCGTACGTGTTTATGGTTCCCAACAACAAG GTGGGTCTTGTTATTGGCAAAGGAGGTGAAACCATTAAGAACATGCAAGCAAGGACTGGCGCTCGCATTCAG GTTATACCTCTCCACTTGCCACCTGGTGATACATCCAAAGAAAGGACCGTACAGATTGATGGCACTAGTGAACAGATTGAGGCTGCGAAACAGTTGGTTAATGAAGTAATCAGTGAG AATCGTCCTAGAAATTCGTCGATGGCTGGAGGATATCCACATCAAGGTTATCAAGCTAGACCTCCGACTAACTGGGCACCTCCTGGTCCACCCATGCAACAATCTGGATACGGCTATACCCAGTCTGGCTCATATCCTGGTCCATCAGCACAGTATGGTATGAACCAACCACCTTACTCAGGTTATCCCCCTCAACCCTCTCCTGGTGCATATGCCTCTGGCTGGGACCAAACAACTGCTCCACCAAATCAGCAAGCTGCACAAGGCGGCGGCTACGATTACTACAACCAACAGCCACCTCCACTGCAGCATCAAGCTCAGGGAGGTCCTGGTACTCCTACTGATGGCTCAGGTTATGGTTACAATCAGGCATCCGCCTACAGTCAAGGACAAGGTTACACTCAAGATAGCTACAGTGGCTACCATGCAGGTGCTGGCTATGGTCAGCCTCAGCCCAATCCTGTCGGAGCAGGATACGAGCAGCAACAACAAGGGTATAATTCTGCCTATGGCAACGTCTCAAATCCTACACCAGACGGCCACCCCTCTTCATACACACAGGGTGATACCAATCAAGCACCCGCCTCTGGACAGCCTTACAACGCTGGCGGTCAACCCAGCCCAAATCCTAATTATCCACCTCAAGCTTCTAACCAGGCTGGTTATGGTGGTCCACCGTCTTCTCAAGGTAGCTATGGAACCCAACCACCCTCTGGTTATGGAACATACGGGGCCCCTCCCAGTCAAAAACCACCTAGCAGTCAACAAGCTTATGCGCAGCCGCAGCAGTCGCCTAGTGGTCAGGGAGGTGGCTATGCTCAACCAGGATATCCGCAGACCGGTTACATGCAGTCAGATGCGGGTGCACAGAAACCATCGGCAGGTTATCCGCCGTCTCAGCCAGGTTATGGGCCCCCATCCTATGGGGCACCACCATCAGGTCAACCTGGTTATGGGCAACAGGCTCCGTATAATAGCTCATACGGCAGTGGGTATTCTCAGGCTCCAGCTCACACTGCTGATGGTTCCACTGGTGCTTACTCACGAGGGACGTACGACACAACTCCACCGCCCTCCACTGCCCAGACAGGTGGTGCTGCCAAAGCCTCTCCCCCTAGTGGGTGA